A single window of Onychomys torridus chromosome 8, mOncTor1.1, whole genome shotgun sequence DNA harbors:
- the Med15 gene encoding mediator of RNA polymerase II transcription subunit 15 isoform X5 yields MNALQSLTGGPTPGTAGIGMPPRGPGQSLSGMGGLGAMGQPMPLSGQPPPGTSGMAPHGMAVVSTATPQTQLQLQQVALQQQQQQQQQQFQQQQAALQQQQQQQQFQAQQNAMQQQFQAVVQQQHLQQQQQHLIKLHHQSQQQQIQQQQLQRMAQLQLQQQQQQQQQQALQAQPPMQQPPMQQPQPPPSQALPQQLQQMHHPQHHQPPPQAQQSPVAQSQPAAQLPPQSQSQPLVSQAQGLPGPMLYAAQQQQLKFVRAPMVVQQQQVQPQVQQVQPQVQQVQPQVQQQQAAQAAQMVAPGVQMIAEALAQGGMHIRARFPPTSTMSAGPSSSISLGGQPTAQVGQSSLTMLSSPSPGQQVQTPQSMPPPPQPSPQPGSQPNSNVSSGPAPSPSSFLPSPSPQPSQSPVTARTPQNFSVPSPGPLNTPVNPSSVMSPAGSSQAEEQQYLDKLKQLSKYIEPLRRMINKIDKNEDRKKDLSKMKSLLDILTDPSKRCPLKTLQKCEIALEKLKNDMAVPTPPPPPVLPTKQQDLCQPLLDAVLANIRSPVFNHSLYRTFVPAMMAIHGPPIVSPVVCSRKRRFEEEEHQSIPNVLQGEVARLDPKFLVNLDPSHCSNNGTVHLICKLDDKDLPSVPPLELSVPADYPAQSPMWIDRQWQYDANPFLQSVHQCMTSRLLQLPDKHSVTALLNTWAQSIHQACLSAA; encoded by the exons CTCAACTGCAGCTCCAGCAAGTGGcattgcagcagcagcagcagcagcagcagcagcagttccAGCAACAGCAGGCAGCActgcaacagcagcagcagcagcagcagttccAGGCACAACAGAATGCCATGCAGCAACAGTTCCAAGCAGTAgtgcagcagcagcatctccagcagcagcagcaacacctGATTAAGTTGCATCACCAAAGCCAGCAACAACAG ATACAACAGCAACAACTGCAGAGGATGGCACAATtgcagctgcagcagcaacagcagcagcaacagcagcaagcTTTGCAGGCCCAGCCACCAATGCAGCAGCCACCAATGCAGCAGCCACAGCCTCCCCCTTCTCAGGCCCTGccccagcagctgcagcagaTGCATCATCCACAGCATCACCAGCCGCCACCCCAGGCTCAGCAGTCCCCAGTTGCTCAGAGCCAACCGGCAGCACAGCTCCCTCCCCAGTCACAAAGCCAGCCTTTGGTGTCACAAGCACAAGGCCTCCCGGGACCAATGCTGTATgctgcccagcagcagcagctgaaatTT gTCCGTGCTCCGATGGTGGTCCAGCAGCAGCAGGTGCAGCCCCAGGTGCAGCAGGTGCAGCCCCAGGTGCAGCAGGTGCAGCCCCAGgtacagcagcagcaggcagcacAGGCTGCCCAGATGGTAGCTCCTGGCGTCCAG ATGATTGCTGAAGCCTTGGCCCAAGGCGGGATGCACATAAGAGCCCGGTTCCCGCCCACCTCCACCATGTCTGCTGGCCCGTCAAGCTCCATCTCTTTGGGCGGACAGCCCACAGCACAG GTCGGCCAGAGCAGCCTCACCATGCTGTCCTCACCATCACCGGGCCAGCAGGTGCAGACCCCACAGTCGATGCCCCCTCCCCCGCAACCATCCCCACAGCCTGGCTCACAGCCCAACTCCAATGTCAG CTCTGGCCCTGCCCCATCCCCCAGCAGCTTCCTGCCTAGCCCCTCACCACAGCCTTCTCAGAGCCCAGTGACAGCACGCACCCCACAGAACTTCAGCGTCCCCTCTCCTGGACCTTTAAACACCCCTG tgaACCCCAGCTCGGTCATGAGCCCAGCCGGCTCCAGCCAGGCTGAAGAGCAGCAGTACCTGGACAAGCTGAAGCAATTGTCCAAGTACATCGAGCCCCTGCGGCGCATGATCAACAAGATCGACAAGAATGAAG acaGGAAAAAGGACCTAAGTAAGATGAAGAGCCTGCTGGACATTCTCACTGACCCCTCTAAGCG GTGTCCCCTGAAGACCCTGCAGAAGTGTGAGATTGCCCTGGAGAAACTCAAGAACGACATGGCGGTG cccacacccccaccaccaccagttCTTCCAACCAAACAGCAGGACCTGTGCCAGCCACTCCTAGACGCAGTTCTGGCCAACATCCGTTCACCTGTCTTCAACCATTCCCTGTACCGCACGTTCGTGCCAGCCATGATGGCCATCCACGGCCCACCTATCGT GTCCCCAGTGGTGTGTTCCCGGAAGCGCAGATTTGAGGAGGAAGAGCACCAGAGCATCCCCAATGTGCTGCAAGGTGAAGTGGCCAGGTTGGACCCCAAGTTCCTGGTGAACTTGGACCCTTCTCACTGCAGCAACAATGGCACTGTCCACCTGATCTGCAAGCTGG ATGACAAGGACCTccccagtgtgccaccactggaGCTCAGTGTGCCTGCTGACTACCCTGCTCAGAGCCCAATGTGGATCGACCGTCAGTGGCAGTACG ATGCCAACCCCTTTCTGCAATCAGTGCACCAGTGCATGACCTCCAGGCTGCTGCAGCTCCCCGACAAGCACTCAGTCACAGCCCTGCTCAACACCTGGGCCCAGAGCATCCACCAGGCCTGCCTCTCAGCTGCCTAG